In Carya illinoinensis cultivar Pawnee chromosome 6, C.illinoinensisPawnee_v1, whole genome shotgun sequence, a single genomic region encodes these proteins:
- the LOC122312523 gene encoding uncharacterized protein LOC122312523: MISNSLLFLHFFLSIAVHALGLQRVGASVGPENRIGRRVLPSFKETPGGSNATYECSPSGPCVPCLYSEKNDEKYRCSETVYRIPYKCVEIRDNSKDPNVKNSHNSRFTLEISDKNKKLNGVLHDAGELTTPMRERSVLDDPAMLKSGLQAYTTYESCLPPVNEEKLSVLGFEGIVLCLLLISGTVVYFRRKRTIAMTGFGGRIQTNSRF, from the exons ATGATTTCAAATTCGCTTTTGTTTCTCCACTTCTTCCTTTCCATTGCAGTGCACGCCCTCGGGCTTCAAAG GGTTGGTGCAAGTGTCGGACCAGAGAATCGGATCGGGCGCAGAGTTCTGCCGAGTTTCAAAGAAACCCCTGGGGGAAGTAACGCTACCTATGAGTGCTCTCCGTCCGGTCCCTGCGTTCCCTGCCTCTACTCCGAAAAG aatgatgaaaaatatagGTGCAGTGAGACTGTTTATCGTATTCCATACAAATGCGTAGAAATCAGAGATAATTCGAAGGACCCAAATGTGAAAAATTCTCATAATAGCCGTTTTACTCTTGAAATCTCtgacaagaataaaaaattaaatggtGTATTGCATGATGCTGGAGAACTCACTACTCCAATGAGGGAGAGAAGTGTACTTGATGATCCAGCAATGTTAAAGAGTGGACTGCAAGCTTATACTACATATGAAAGCTGTTTACCGCCGGTTAATGAAGAGAAGTTGTCAGTGCTTGGGTTTGAG GGGATTGTGTTGTGTTTGTTGCTCATCAGCGGCACAGTTGTATACTTCAGAAGAAAGCGGACCATTGCCATGACAGGTTTTGGAGGGAGGATCCAGACCAACTCTAGGTTTTAA